Proteins co-encoded in one Methanobrevibacter sp. genomic window:
- a CDS encoding Sau3AI family type II restriction endonuclease produces the protein MKFNTVEELLEYTENIKNKTFREIDKANLLENSTLKRRKGLLGNIVESGFYGYPINSDARADFDDIGVELKVSGYVLTKKGEKRAKERLVLSKIDYNQIIHENFEFSKLVSKNKKLLIIWYHYEKRKDPGDFLITDYQLYDMEQDIEIIRNDFKTIKAKVDSGNAHELSESDTSFLGACTKARTSADRTTQPNSEILAKPRAFSLKQGYINGILSNLSHINTTLVADKKEKTVIDFANSRFKPYFGKTQLEIYKEIFGEVPERIPKNINKIISDKVIGKEKDLKETNDLFKKTNYLIKNLPITDKNKARERMAFKNLKLSEFDDDWDESYWKNFFEENTLITICYQGPSSSKNGYRILKEVKQITFNDEELDSIEKTFNLVKKTIKTGDISNLPTPKSFEGQILEVAPKAAKGKNIYETFLDNENTKVCFMLNKNFLNKKLEQIN, from the coding sequence ATGAAATTCAATACCGTAGAGGAACTTCTGGAATACACCGAAAACATCAAAAACAAGACCTTCAGAGAGATTGACAAGGCAAACCTTCTTGAAAATTCCACCCTGAAAAGAAGAAAGGGTCTGCTTGGAAACATTGTCGAATCAGGATTTTACGGCTATCCAATAAACAGCGATGCAAGAGCCGATTTTGATGATATTGGAGTTGAACTGAAGGTAAGTGGATATGTGCTTACCAAAAAAGGAGAAAAAAGAGCCAAGGAAAGACTTGTCTTAAGCAAAATCGACTACAATCAGATTATCCATGAGAATTTTGAGTTCAGCAAGCTGGTTTCCAAAAACAAAAAGCTTCTAATCATATGGTACCACTACGAAAAGAGAAAGGATCCTGGCGATTTCCTGATTACCGATTATCAGCTTTATGATATGGAACAGGACATCGAGATTATCAGGAACGACTTTAAGACAATAAAGGCAAAGGTGGATTCCGGAAATGCCCATGAGCTTTCGGAAAGTGATACTTCATTTTTAGGTGCCTGTACCAAGGCCAGAACTTCAGCAGACAGAACAACCCAGCCAAATTCTGAAATATTGGCCAAGCCCCGTGCATTCTCCCTAAAGCAGGGATATATCAACGGTATATTGAGCAACTTGAGCCATATAAATACAACTTTGGTAGCGGATAAAAAAGAGAAAACAGTCATCGACTTTGCAAACTCCAGATTCAAGCCATATTTCGGAAAGACACAGCTTGAAATCTATAAGGAGATTTTTGGAGAGGTTCCTGAAAGGATTCCCAAAAACATTAACAAGATAATTTCAGACAAGGTTATTGGAAAGGAAAAGGACTTGAAGGAAACCAATGACCTCTTTAAAAAGACAAACTACCTCATCAAAAACCTGCCGATAACTGACAAGAACAAGGCCCGTGAAAGAATGGCGTTTAAGAACCTCAAACTAAGCGAGTTTGATGATGACTGGGATGAATCATACTGGAAAAACTTCTTCGAGGAAAACACATTGATTACAATCTGTTATCAAGGCCCTTCATCAAGCAAGAACGGATATAGGATTCTAAAAGAAGTAAAACAGATAACATTCAATGATGAAGAGTTGGATTCAATAGAAAAAACATTCAATCTTGTTAAAAAGACAATTAAAACAGGTGACATTTCCAATCTGCCGACACCAAAATCCTTTGAAGGCCAGATTCTAGAGGTTGCTCCAAAGGCAGCCAAAGGAAAAAACATCTATGAAACATTCCTTGACAATGAAAATACCAAGGTATGCTTTATGCTAAATAAAAACTTTTTAAACAAAAAACTAGAACAAATAAATTAG